One window of Bacillus sp. THAF10 genomic DNA carries:
- the grpE gene encoding nucleotide exchange factor GrpE, whose protein sequence is MANDKKTATVESEEVVNDQEQPVTETETMEETETVEEVEITAQEQKIAELEAKLEDKENRLLRLQADFDNFRRRVKLDQEAAQKYRAQNLVTDILPALDNFERALKVNSEDEKILSFLQGMEMVHRQLAEALKTEGLEAIEAVGQQFDPHLHQAVMQVEEGEGESNTVLEEFQKGYKLKDRVIRPSMVKVKQ, encoded by the coding sequence TTGGCAAACGACAAGAAAACAGCAACTGTAGAATCTGAAGAAGTAGTGAATGATCAAGAACAACCTGTGACTGAAACAGAAACAATGGAAGAAACAGAAACGGTAGAGGAAGTCGAGATTACTGCACAAGAACAGAAAATTGCAGAGCTTGAGGCAAAATTGGAAGATAAAGAAAACCGTCTTCTTCGCTTACAAGCAGACTTTGATAACTTCCGTCGTCGTGTGAAACTTGACCAAGAGGCTGCACAAAAATATCGTGCACAAAATCTTGTTACAGATATACTTCCTGCCCTTGATAACTTTGAGCGTGCGCTTAAAGTAAACTCTGAGGATGAAAAGATTTTATCCTTCCTTCAAGGAATGGAAATGGTACACCGTCAATTAGCAGAAGCGCTGAAAACGGAAGGCCTTGAAGCGATTGAGGCTGTTGGACAACAATTTGACCCACATCTTCACCAGGCAGTCATGCAGGTAGAAGAAGGGGAAGGGGAATCCAATACAGTTTTAGAAGAATTCCAAAAAGGCTACAAGCTGAAAGATCGCGTAATTAGACCATCTATGGTAAAAGTAAAGCAATAA